The following DNA comes from Halorhabdus tiamatea SARL4B.
TTCCATGAACTCCTGGGACTCGACCGCGTTGGCCGTGACGTTCTCGTTGGCCACGGCGAAGTTGTGGGCGGTCTGGACCGCACCCGGACAGTGCGGGCACGTCGGCGTGACGAAGACGGTAATGTCGACCGGCTCGTCGATTTCGGCGACCTCTTCGAGCACGCTCTCGTCGATGTCGGGCTCGCCGGTCGAGACCGTGATCATGTCCTGAAGGAACGAACTGAACTCCTGGCCCGACGGAATCCCGAAGTACCGGACACCGTCGATGTCGTCACGCGTGATGACCGTGACCGGACCGCCGTCGTAGTGGTCCGCGCCGAGTTCGGCCGCCAGCGGATCGTCCATGTCGTGGACCGCCATCTCGATCGCGTCACTGAGGTCAGCGACGTCCTCGATCAGTGCGACCGTCTCTTCGCAGTACTCACACTCGTCCTGGGTGAAGACGTGGACGTCGATCGGCTCGTCCAAGTCTTCGAGAAGTTCTGAAACTTCCGCTCTGTCGTCGTCGTCGAGTATTGACATCGTACCTTCCCCTAGCAGCTACAGCGCAATTATATTTTGCGATCTTCACAATACCATGCAATCGATGTACATGGACCGGACGAATCCCGATCGAACCGGGGAACGGAATCACTCGTCAGGGGGAGCGGATCGTGGTGGTCTCCTTCACGAGGGGGCGGACCGAGATGGTCGCCTCACTCCGGAGGACGGACCGGGACGGTCACCTCGTCGTTTTCGAGTTCGTCGACGTCGGCCGTGATCGTCACCTCGCCGGATTCACGGTCGGCCTGGACGATCGCCAGCGCAGTCCCGTGGGAGGCAGATCGCCGGGAGCCGGTGTAGGACTCGTCGCTCGCCAGATCGCCGTTGTCGATGCCGGCGAGATCGCCAGCGCCGCTGACGGAGAATTCAATCTCGTGGTCGGCTCGTGGGACGACGACGCCGTCGTCGTCGACGATCCGCGCGTCGACGTACA
Coding sequences within:
- the pdo gene encoding protein disulfide oxidoreductase → MSILDDDDRAEVSELLEDLDEPIDVHVFTQDECEYCEETVALIEDVADLSDAIEMAVHDMDDPLAAELGADHYDGGPVTVITRDDIDGVRYFGIPSGQEFSSFLQDMITVSTGEPDIDESVLEEVAEIDEPVDITVFVTPTCPHCPGAVQTAHNFAVANENVTANAVESQEFMELSQEFGVRGVPQINVNGTDGEFTGALPPQQFLQQVKQAL